A stretch of the Nitratireductor thuwali genome encodes the following:
- a CDS encoding TonB-dependent receptor, with amino-acid sequence MRHARDGLLFATSALVSVFLATSPVRAADPAWLSVDGANASELADGMTPPPARAAGVAGWLVDSPDASQLTEGMETQCVGPACHSFIRGKMIDNAGTRSQRVGSNVEQDTIYDQPGIPFMISVDGQIVDESGNITDSGVFGSDPGARNVDRQRKADVDLSAVDIQVKFDGLDQTPLLNVSTVPVRRTYAAGEPVSFLATTNYPAFIERAEIRIFREGDNPSRRPVDIVPAMLNGETGWIMPAGYGSDYSYTLRVYDSKGRFDETIPLSLARTGQEIAAESRGAVAPGMAEDRTAIRNIPVHGGAVTVYGRNVPEGYSIAAFNEFMPIDPNGAFVAQRILPPGDHVVDVAIDGPMKAGALYFSRDINIPANEWFYVGLADYTVGKRTGDEGIEGVRPGEYDEVYQKGRLAFYLRGKIKGRFLLTAAADTGEDDIKNLFRNLDEKDAKKLLRKIDPDKYYPVYGDDSTSVEDAPTKGKFYVRLERGDSHVMWGNYKTHVTGTRFLASSRGLYGANAVLRSQNTTSFGERKGEVTAYAALPDTLPQRDEFLATGGSAYFLKRQDITIGSETVTIETRDHVTGRLVERRALVHGEDYTIDYLQGVIILKRPLSSTSAGMGPVRDGALGENKVYLVTQYEYVPDAGDMDGYIYGGRAQRWIGDRVRVGVTGMSEETGDADQQALGADIVVRRSETTYFEAEVARSSGSGFGTSRSVDGGLTITDDPKAGMADRSAMAWMVGAQMDLADFQRVGIPGVIGGYFERKEAGFTSITEQVRTDQRSWGLHMDVPMTGAVDLEVSYDDFKDGDGKKKRDGEVALSWQYDAYWKVAFGVSYSDLYSPGAVSSGKKGYNGRRMDAGVRVDYRQDEDYLYYGFAQTTFDRKGDIEKNDRVGVGAEVLLTEKVGAKGEVSYGTRGLGGLAAITYDPTVEDHYYIGYRLDPDRAFDISRSDALYGVDRGAIVGGLRRRLNEVTSAYSETNYDLFGRKRSLAQTYGVVYTPDPLWTVDAGFEAGQVKDDSIDSLTGLERTDFDRYSGSLAVAYKDDDLGLSARIRGEARFERSEDDSRNRNTYVLATGGTWSHDESGRVLANVDAVLSESDEGIVNDGDYVEASMGYAYRPAYHDRLNALLRYTFLYDLPGNDQISSMTGSSGGPLQRSHIVSADLTYDLLPWLSVGGKYGARFGEVRYRMSGSGGGFGEWEDSAAHLGIVRADLHIVKNWDALVEGRAFYTPTIKSADYGFLAALYRHVGNNFKVGAGYNFGRFSDDLRDLTLDDKGPFLNVVGKF; translated from the coding sequence ATGAGACATGCACGAGATGGATTGCTCTTCGCGACGAGCGCCTTGGTATCAGTCTTCCTCGCCACCTCGCCGGTTCGGGCTGCCGATCCAGCCTGGTTGTCGGTCGACGGCGCCAACGCAAGCGAGCTTGCCGACGGCATGACGCCGCCGCCCGCGCGCGCCGCCGGTGTCGCCGGCTGGCTGGTCGACAGCCCCGACGCCAGCCAGCTTACCGAAGGCATGGAGACGCAATGCGTCGGCCCGGCCTGCCACTCCTTCATCCGCGGCAAGATGATCGACAATGCCGGTACCCGCAGCCAACGCGTCGGCAGCAATGTCGAACAGGACACGATCTACGACCAGCCGGGCATACCCTTCATGATCTCCGTCGACGGGCAGATCGTGGATGAGTCCGGCAACATCACCGACAGCGGGGTCTTCGGCTCCGACCCCGGTGCGCGTAACGTCGACCGCCAGCGCAAGGCCGATGTCGATCTCAGCGCCGTGGACATCCAGGTCAAGTTCGACGGCCTCGACCAGACGCCCCTGCTCAACGTCTCGACCGTGCCCGTGCGCCGGACCTATGCTGCCGGGGAGCCGGTCAGCTTCCTGGCGACCACCAACTATCCGGCATTCATCGAGCGCGCGGAAATCCGCATCTTCCGGGAAGGAGACAATCCCTCGCGGCGCCCGGTCGATATCGTCCCGGCCATGCTGAACGGGGAGACGGGCTGGATCATGCCCGCCGGATATGGAAGCGACTATTCCTATACGCTGCGCGTCTATGACAGCAAGGGACGGTTCGACGAGACCATTCCGCTGTCGCTGGCGCGAACCGGGCAGGAGATCGCGGCGGAATCGCGAGGCGCGGTGGCGCCGGGCATGGCCGAGGATCGGACCGCGATCCGCAATATTCCCGTCCATGGCGGCGCCGTCACCGTATACGGGCGAAACGTCCCGGAAGGCTACAGCATCGCGGCCTTCAACGAGTTCATGCCGATCGATCCCAATGGCGCATTCGTCGCCCAGCGCATCCTGCCGCCCGGCGATCACGTCGTCGACGTCGCCATCGACGGCCCCATGAAGGCCGGCGCGCTCTATTTCTCGCGCGACATCAACATTCCCGCCAATGAGTGGTTCTATGTGGGCCTGGCCGACTACACCGTCGGCAAACGCACCGGTGACGAAGGCATAGAAGGGGTGCGCCCCGGCGAATATGACGAAGTCTACCAGAAGGGCCGGCTGGCCTTCTATCTGAGAGGCAAGATCAAGGGCCGGTTCCTTCTCACCGCCGCCGCCGACACCGGTGAGGACGACATCAAGAACCTGTTCCGCAACCTCGATGAGAAAGACGCCAAGAAGCTTCTGCGCAAGATCGACCCGGACAAATACTACCCCGTCTATGGCGATGATTCGACCTCGGTCGAGGATGCGCCAACGAAGGGCAAGTTCTACGTCCGGCTGGAGCGCGGCGACAGCCACGTCATGTGGGGCAACTACAAGACCCACGTCACGGGCACCCGGTTCCTGGCATCGAGCCGCGGCCTCTACGGCGCCAACGCCGTGCTGCGGTCGCAGAATACGACGTCCTTCGGCGAGCGCAAGGGCGAGGTGACGGCCTATGCCGCCTTGCCCGACACGCTGCCCCAGCGCGACGAGTTCCTGGCGACCGGAGGGTCGGCGTATTTCCTCAAGCGGCAGGACATCACCATCGGGTCCGAAACCGTCACCATCGAGACGCGCGACCATGTAACCGGCCGGCTGGTCGAGCGCCGTGCGCTCGTCCATGGCGAGGACTATACGATCGACTACCTGCAGGGCGTGATCATCCTGAAGCGTCCGCTTTCCTCCACCAGCGCGGGCATGGGACCGGTCCGCGACGGCGCGCTTGGCGAGAACAAGGTCTATCTCGTCACCCAATACGAATATGTGCCCGATGCCGGCGACATGGACGGCTATATCTATGGCGGCCGTGCGCAGCGCTGGATCGGCGACCGCGTGCGGGTCGGCGTGACGGGAATGAGCGAGGAGACGGGCGACGCCGACCAGCAGGCCCTGGGCGCCGACATCGTCGTGCGGCGGTCGGAGACGACCTATTTCGAGGCCGAGGTGGCCCGCTCCTCCGGCTCGGGCTTCGGAACCTCGCGCTCGGTCGATGGCGGCCTCACCATTACCGACGATCCCAAGGCCGGGATGGCGGACCGGTCGGCGATGGCCTGGATGGTGGGTGCCCAGATGGACCTGGCCGACTTCCAGCGTGTCGGCATTCCCGGCGTGATCGGCGGCTATTTCGAGCGCAAGGAGGCGGGCTTCACCTCCATCACCGAGCAGGTCCGCACCGACCAGCGGTCCTGGGGCCTGCACATGGACGTGCCGATGACCGGCGCGGTCGATCTGGAGGTTTCCTATGACGACTTCAAGGACGGCGACGGCAAAAAGAAGCGCGACGGCGAAGTGGCGCTGAGCTGGCAGTACGACGCCTACTGGAAAGTCGCCTTCGGCGTGTCCTATTCCGACCTTTATTCGCCCGGCGCCGTGAGCTCGGGCAAGAAGGGCTATAACGGCCGGCGCATGGATGCCGGCGTTCGGGTCGACTACCGCCAGGACGAGGATTACCTTTATTACGGCTTCGCCCAGACGACCTTCGACCGGAAAGGCGATATCGAGAAAAACGACAGGGTTGGCGTCGGCGCGGAGGTCCTGCTGACGGAAAAGGTCGGCGCCAAGGGCGAAGTGTCCTACGGCACCAGGGGGCTGGGTGGTCTTGCCGCCATCACCTATGACCCGACGGTGGAGGATCACTATTATATCGGCTACCGGCTGGACCCCGACCGCGCCTTCGATATCAGCCGCTCCGACGCGCTCTACGGTGTCGATCGGGGTGCCATCGTCGGGGGCCTCCGCCGCCGCCTCAACGAGGTGACCTCGGCCTATTCGGAGACCAATTACGACCTGTTCGGACGCAAGCGTTCGCTCGCCCAGACCTACGGCGTCGTCTATACGCCCGATCCGCTCTGGACCGTGGATGCGGGCTTCGAGGCCGGCCAGGTCAAGGACGATAGCATCGACAGCCTCACCGGCCTGGAAAGGACCGACTTCGATCGGTATTCCGGCTCGCTGGCGGTCGCCTACAAGGATGACGATCTGGGCCTCAGCGCCCGGATTCGCGGCGAAGCCCGCTTCGAGCGCTCCGAGGACGACAGCCGCAACCGCAATACCTATGTGCTTGCCACCGGCGGCACCTGGAGCCATGACGAAAGCGGCCGGGTGCTGGCCAATGTCGACGCCGTCCTTTCCGAATCGGACGAGGGAATCGTCAATGACGGCGACTATGTGGAAGCCTCCATGGGTTATGCCTACCGGCCGGCCTATCACGACCGCCTGAACGCGCTGCTGCGCTACACGTTCCTCTACGACCTGCCGGGCAACGACCAGATCAGCTCGATGACCGGGAGTTCCGGCGGGCCGCTGCAGCGCAGCCACATCGTTTCGGCCGACCTGACCTACGACCTCCTGCCGTGGCTTTCCGTCGGCGGCAAGTACGGCGCCCGTTTCGGCGAGGTGCGGTATCGCATGTCGGGCTCTGGAGGCGGTTTCGGCGAATGGGAGGATTCGGCGGCCCATCTGGGCATCGTGCGCGCCGACCTTCATATCGTGAAGAACTGGGATGCCCTCGTCGAAGGCAGGGCGTTCTACACGCCCACCATCAAGTCGGCGGACTACGGCTTCCTGGCCGCGCTCTACCGCCATGTCGGCAACAACTTCAAAGTCGGCGCGGGCTATAATTTCGGCCGGTTCTCCGATGACCTGCGCGACCTGACGCTGGACGACAAGGGACCGTTCCTCAACGTCGTCGGAAAGTTCTGA
- a CDS encoding acetyl-CoA carboxylase biotin carboxylase subunit — MFRTILIANRGEIACRVIRTAKRMGVKTVAVYSDADRNALHVSLADRAVPIGPAAAAESYLDGAKIIAAARETGAEAIHPGYGFLSENPGFVEAVEAAGLTFIGPSVKAIRAMGLKDAAKRLMEKAGVPVVPGYHGEAQEHVVLATKANEIGYPVLIKARAGGGGKGMRRVDRPEDFAEALASAKRESKAAFGDAQVLVEKLIDKPRHIEVQVFGDNHGGAVHLYERDCSAQRRHQKVIEEAPAPGMTKAMRTAMTEAAVTAAKAIGYSGAGTIEFIVDASGGLRPDRFWFMEMNTRLQVEHPVTEMVTGVDLVEWQLRVAAGERLPLRQEEIRLSGHAVEARIYAEDPARDFLPATGRLHHLKFPEALDGGSVRVDAGVRQGDEISPFYDPMIAKVIVRADDRAKALEALGKALDETEIAGCTANVPFLARLARNGEFASGDIDTGLIGRHMDTLRQGRTAGTHAVALAALAASGAKRTPAGDDPFDAFEGYGHFSRLGHRGRLAGAQGEWTYALEALGGGRFSITLRDSEGAEETVTLGPDEATRVVQWPGHVAVFDGPECHVFQSFDPFSLAEEAAAGGGSLRAPMPGLVKLVRVAANDTVAKGQALLVLEAMKMEHTITAPHDGVVAEIASEGTQVTDGMVLVQFDEAG, encoded by the coding sequence ATGTTTCGCACGATCCTGATCGCCAACCGGGGCGAGATCGCCTGCCGGGTCATCCGCACGGCAAAGCGCATGGGGGTGAAGACGGTGGCGGTTTATTCCGATGCCGACCGCAACGCCCTCCACGTTTCCCTGGCCGACCGCGCGGTGCCCATCGGCCCGGCCGCAGCAGCGGAAAGCTATCTTGACGGCGCGAAAATCATCGCCGCCGCGCGCGAGACGGGGGCCGAGGCCATTCATCCGGGCTATGGGTTCCTGTCGGAGAACCCCGGCTTTGTGGAGGCGGTCGAGGCCGCGGGGCTCACCTTCATCGGCCCGTCAGTCAAGGCTATCCGCGCTATGGGGCTGAAGGATGCGGCCAAACGGTTGATGGAAAAGGCCGGCGTGCCCGTGGTGCCGGGCTATCACGGCGAGGCGCAGGAACATGTGGTGCTGGCCACCAAGGCCAACGAGATCGGCTACCCGGTGCTGATCAAGGCGCGGGCCGGCGGCGGCGGCAAGGGCATGCGCCGGGTCGACCGCCCGGAGGATTTCGCGGAAGCACTGGCGTCCGCCAAACGCGAATCCAAGGCTGCCTTCGGCGATGCCCAGGTGCTGGTGGAAAAGCTGATCGACAAGCCGCGCCATATCGAGGTGCAGGTGTTCGGCGACAATCACGGCGGTGCCGTGCATCTTTACGAGCGCGATTGCTCGGCCCAACGGCGGCACCAGAAGGTGATCGAGGAGGCCCCTGCTCCCGGCATGACTAAAGCCATGCGCACCGCCATGACCGAGGCGGCGGTCACCGCCGCCAAAGCGATAGGCTACAGCGGCGCCGGCACGATCGAGTTCATCGTCGACGCGTCGGGCGGGCTGCGGCCGGATCGCTTCTGGTTCATGGAGATGAACACCCGGCTGCAGGTGGAGCACCCCGTCACGGAGATGGTGACGGGGGTCGACCTCGTGGAATGGCAGCTGCGGGTGGCGGCCGGCGAGAGGCTGCCGCTGCGGCAGGAGGAGATCAGGCTTTCCGGCCACGCGGTCGAGGCGCGCATCTATGCGGAAGACCCGGCGCGCGACTTCCTGCCGGCGACGGGCCGGCTGCATCATCTGAAGTTCCCCGAAGCGCTCGATGGCGGATCGGTACGCGTGGATGCCGGGGTGCGGCAGGGCGATGAAATCTCACCCTTCTACGACCCGATGATCGCCAAGGTGATCGTGCGTGCCGACGACCGGGCGAAGGCGCTGGAGGCGCTCGGCAAGGCGCTGGACGAGACGGAAATCGCCGGATGCACGGCCAATGTGCCGTTCCTGGCGCGGCTCGCCCGCAACGGGGAATTTGCGTCAGGCGATATCGATACAGGCCTGATAGGCCGTCATATGGATACGCTGCGGCAGGGCCGGACCGCCGGAACGCATGCCGTTGCGCTGGCGGCGCTGGCAGCTTCCGGTGCTAAGCGCACACCGGCCGGTGACGACCCCTTCGACGCCTTTGAAGGCTATGGGCACTTCAGCCGGCTTGGACATCGCGGGCGGCTGGCGGGAGCCCAGGGAGAGTGGACCTATGCCCTGGAAGCCCTCGGCGGCGGGCGGTTCTCGATCACGCTGCGCGACAGCGAGGGTGCCGAGGAGACCGTCACGCTAGGCCCGGACGAGGCAACGCGGGTCGTGCAATGGCCGGGGCATGTCGCGGTATTCGACGGGCCGGAATGCCATGTCTTCCAGAGCTTCGATCCGTTCAGCCTGGCCGAGGAAGCCGCAGCGGGCGGCGGCAGCCTGCGCGCGCCGATGCCGGGGCTGGTGAAACTGGTGCGGGTGGCGGCCAACGATACCGTGGCCAAGGGGCAGGCCCTGCTTGTGCTGGAAGCCATGAAGATGGAGCACACGATCACCGCGCCTCACGACGGTGTCGTCGCCGAGATTGCCAGTGAGGGGACGCAGGTCACCGACGGGATGGTGCTGGTGCAGTTCGACGAGGCGGGCTGA
- a CDS encoding ABC transporter substrate-binding protein yields MKLLSKLAAAALFTLCAFSAHAGEIAHAMGVTTVPDAPKRIVVLTNEGTEALLALGITPVGAVNSWTGDPWYPHIAEQMAEVTPVGKESAVNLELVAALQPDLILGNKTRQEAIYPQLSAIAPTVFSERLRGDWRVNFKLYAEAVGQAKQGEDILAAFDAEIAALREKLGARTDERVSIVRILAGQIRIYQKDSFSGFILDQIGFNRPPNQDVNEFALRVGKESIPDMEGDRLIYFTYDTGDGEGEKATEEVLNDPLWQSLDVVKAGKVHAVDDVIWNTGGGILAARLMLKDIARIYGVAE; encoded by the coding sequence ATGAAACTGTTATCGAAACTGGCGGCGGCAGCGCTGTTTACGCTTTGCGCCTTTTCGGCGCACGCCGGCGAAATAGCCCATGCGATGGGGGTTACCACCGTGCCGGACGCGCCGAAAAGGATCGTCGTCCTGACCAATGAGGGCACGGAGGCGCTGCTGGCGCTGGGGATCACGCCGGTCGGCGCGGTCAACTCCTGGACGGGCGACCCCTGGTATCCGCACATCGCCGAACAGATGGCCGAGGTCACGCCGGTCGGCAAGGAGAGCGCGGTCAATCTGGAGCTCGTCGCGGCGCTCCAGCCGGACCTGATCCTGGGCAACAAGACGCGCCAGGAAGCCATCTATCCGCAGCTTTCGGCCATCGCGCCAACGGTCTTTTCAGAGCGGCTGCGCGGCGACTGGCGGGTCAATTTCAAGCTCTACGCGGAGGCCGTCGGTCAGGCGAAGCAGGGAGAGGATATCCTGGCAGCGTTCGATGCCGAGATTGCCGCATTGCGCGAAAAGCTCGGCGCGCGCACCGACGAGCGCGTCTCCATAGTCCGCATCCTGGCGGGTCAGATACGTATCTACCAGAAGGACAGCTTCTCGGGCTTCATCCTCGACCAGATCGGCTTCAATCGTCCACCGAACCAGGATGTCAATGAGTTCGCGCTGCGGGTGGGCAAGGAGAGCATTCCGGACATGGAAGGCGACCGCCTCATCTACTTCACCTATGACACGGGCGACGGCGAAGGCGAGAAAGCCACGGAGGAAGTGCTGAACGATCCGCTTTGGCAAAGCCTCGATGTGGTCAAGGCCGGCAAGGTGCATGCGGTCGACGACGTCATATGGAACACGGGCGGCGGCATTCTGGCGGCGCGGCTGATGCTGAAGGACATTGCCCGCATCTATGGCGTCGCCGAGTAG
- a CDS encoding DUF7507 domain-containing protein — protein MISFVLGADLIEVVKTASSGASMAGDTVTFTMEVENTSAEPLTGVAISEDVLERADGTPLSLTTGPDFVSSSGGSPEGTLAVGETATYEATYTLVQEDIDAGGISNQATGVGTASTGEFSAVSRSSAGGSQQATVVTIAASPSYDFIKESAHDDADGNGRVDAGETINYTFTIENTGNVTLTDVVVTDSRAVLSGSPIAGPLAPGAVDATSVTGTYTVTQADIEAGDLDNLASATAKDPGGNDVTVTSRPPGGTPGDPTGVPGFAQVADYDFIKEAAHDDANGNGLIDAGEELSYTFTVENTGNVSLTNVAVTDSRATVSGSPIAGPLAPGAVDTTSVTGTYTVTQADIDAGNLDNVADATAKDPGGNDVNKQSRPPSGNPGDPTSPPGGVNKVADYDFVKDVTHVDADGNGLIDAGERLDYTFTVENTGNVTLTDVAVTDSRATVSGSPIATLAPGAVDATSVTGTYTVTQADIDAGNLDNLADAVAKDPDGNDVIRQSRPPSGNPGDPTRPPGGVTQVADYDFVKEVTHDDADGNGRIDVGEKLVYIFTVANTGNVTLTNVTVTDSRATVSGSPIPSLAPGQVDSTSVTGVYFVTQDDIDAGTIANVADANAKDPNGGDVPKRSRPPGGSPGDSTDLPVDADASVDFVKEATLEDADGDGFADAGERVVYAFTVTNTGNVTVHDVTVEDDRAEVTGGPISLAPGQVDATSFTGHYVITQADIDSGSFANVATVNGKAPNGDDVTAVSRPPEGVPGDQTVIPFAPNPAIELELTGSVVDADGDGFPDAGEAVAYRFTVRNTGNVTLSNITIPSFDVELKDAAPASAAAIRPLALVPVGGTLASLAPGAEDAVTFASSYPLAQADIDAGRLDAVAVVSGSAPNGDAVTDMSDDPAEAANADPEGDGEPDDPTVLLLPQNAVLALEKSGIIDDADGNGFADPGEGILYSFTVENTGNVTVDDVTPSDPGPRFDGHAPAGSLSSFDPGPVRLAPGQAQVFTATYSLAEADLDHVLGVEEGVVNEAAATGRAARDGGEVVSPPASAVLTLPGFAITKTARQKQVMRGGRVPYTITVRSLTDGAATGTVVDQMPSGFAFLEGSASVDGVAFAPEVEGQFLTFKDLTIAADADTVIELSLVASASAKPGKYVNRARVLAPNGRPLTRDATATVEVVVEPVFDCGDVIGKVFDDANRNGYQDDGERGLPGVRVATVSGLLITTDRHGRFHVACADLPDQRIGSTFIMKLDPRTLPTGYRMVSENPRTVRLTAGKASRLNFAAAIGRLVRLDLTAEAFEPGSTALRPEWEQGLGQLIALLSAEPSTLRLAYIDQGTDRRTAAKRTKAVRKLIQHRWKQSAPKYTLHIETRVQTGQSRAKGAIKAPVYQQEKTR, from the coding sequence TTGATCAGTTTTGTCCTCGGTGCCGACCTGATCGAGGTCGTCAAGACGGCTTCGAGCGGTGCGTCGATGGCGGGCGATACGGTTACCTTCACCATGGAGGTAGAGAACACGAGCGCCGAGCCGCTGACGGGCGTGGCGATCAGCGAGGATGTCTTGGAGCGCGCCGATGGCACGCCGCTTTCGCTGACCACCGGCCCGGACTTCGTCTCGAGCAGCGGCGGTTCGCCTGAAGGTACGCTTGCGGTGGGCGAGACCGCTACCTATGAAGCCACTTACACGCTGGTCCAGGAAGACATCGACGCGGGCGGGATTTCCAACCAGGCGACCGGCGTCGGAACCGCAAGCACGGGCGAATTCAGCGCCGTTTCACGCTCCTCCGCGGGTGGAAGCCAGCAGGCAACCGTCGTGACCATCGCGGCGTCTCCCTCCTACGATTTCATCAAGGAATCTGCCCACGACGACGCCGACGGCAATGGGCGTGTCGATGCCGGTGAGACGATCAACTACACCTTCACCATCGAGAATACCGGCAATGTGACCTTGACCGATGTGGTGGTTACGGATTCGCGCGCGGTCCTCTCGGGTAGCCCGATAGCCGGGCCGCTGGCGCCGGGGGCGGTGGATGCGACCAGCGTGACCGGCACATACACGGTGACGCAAGCCGATATCGAAGCCGGTGACCTCGACAATCTGGCCTCGGCCACGGCCAAGGACCCGGGCGGCAATGACGTGACGGTAACCTCGCGTCCACCCGGCGGGACGCCGGGCGATCCTACCGGCGTTCCGGGTTTCGCGCAGGTCGCCGATTACGATTTCATCAAGGAAGCGGCCCATGACGACGCCAACGGGAACGGACTGATCGATGCCGGCGAGGAACTTTCCTACACCTTCACGGTCGAGAACACCGGCAATGTATCGCTGACGAATGTGGCCGTCACCGACAGCCGCGCCACCGTCTCCGGCAGCCCGATTGCCGGGCCGCTGGCGCCGGGCGCGGTGGATACGACCAGCGTGACCGGCACCTATACGGTCACCCAGGCCGATATCGACGCGGGCAATCTCGACAATGTGGCCGACGCAACGGCCAAGGATCCGGGCGGCAACGACGTGAACAAGCAGTCGCGGCCGCCTTCGGGCAATCCGGGCGACCCGACCAGCCCTCCCGGTGGGGTCAACAAGGTCGCCGACTACGATTTCGTCAAGGACGTGACCCATGTCGACGCCGACGGCAACGGCCTGATCGACGCGGGCGAGCGGCTTGATTACACCTTCACGGTCGAGAACACCGGCAACGTGACGCTGACCGATGTGGCGGTGACGGACAGCCGGGCGACGGTGTCGGGCAGCCCGATCGCCACGCTGGCGCCGGGCGCGGTGGATGCCACCTCGGTCACCGGCACCTATACGGTCACCCAGGCCGACATCGATGCCGGCAATCTCGATAATCTGGCCGATGCGGTGGCCAAGGATCCGGACGGCAACGACGTGATCAGGCAGTCGCGGCCGCCTTCGGGCAATCCGGGCGACCCGACACGGCCGCCCGGCGGCGTCACCCAGGTCGCCGATTACGACTTCGTCAAGGAGGTGACCCACGACGACGCCGACGGCAATGGCCGGATCGATGTCGGAGAGAAGCTCGTTTACATCTTCACGGTCGCCAATACCGGCAATGTGACGCTGACGAATGTCACCGTCACCGACAGCCGGGCGACGGTGTCGGGCAGCCCGATCCCGTCGCTGGCGCCGGGGCAGGTGGATTCCACCTCGGTCACCGGCGTCTACTTCGTCACCCAGGACGACATCGACGCCGGCACCATCGCCAATGTGGCCGATGCCAATGCCAAGGACCCGAACGGCGGCGATGTGCCGAAGCGCTCGCGCCCTCCCGGCGGCAGTCCGGGCGACAGCACCGACCTGCCTGTCGATGCCGACGCCTCCGTCGACTTCGTCAAGGAAGCGACGCTGGAGGATGCGGATGGCGACGGGTTTGCGGATGCGGGGGAGCGGGTGGTCTATGCCTTCACGGTCACCAACACCGGCAATGTGACGGTGCATGACGTGACGGTGGAGGACGACCGGGCGGAGGTGACCGGCGGTCCGATCAGCCTTGCGCCCGGGCAGGTGGATGCGACGAGCTTCACCGGCCATTACGTGATCACGCAGGCCGACATCGATTCAGGCTCCTTCGCCAATGTCGCCACCGTGAACGGCAAGGCGCCGAATGGCGACGACGTGACGGCGGTGTCACGGCCGCCTGAGGGGGTGCCGGGGGATCAGACGGTGATCCCGTTCGCGCCCAACCCGGCCATCGAACTGGAGCTGACCGGTTCTGTGGTCGACGCCGACGGCGACGGTTTCCCCGATGCCGGCGAGGCCGTGGCCTACCGCTTCACGGTGAGGAACACCGGCAATGTGACGCTGTCGAACATCACCATTCCTTCGTTCGACGTGGAGCTCAAGGACGCCGCGCCCGCCTCGGCGGCGGCGATCCGGCCGCTGGCCCTGGTGCCGGTGGGCGGCACGCTGGCCAGCCTGGCGCCGGGGGCGGAGGATGCCGTCACCTTCGCCTCGTCCTATCCGCTGGCCCAGGCCGACATCGACGCCGGGCGCCTCGATGCGGTGGCGGTCGTTTCGGGGTCCGCCCCCAATGGCGATGCGGTGACGGACATGTCCGACGATCCGGCCGAGGCCGCCAATGCCGATCCCGAGGGCGACGGCGAACCGGACGATCCGACGGTGCTGCTTTTGCCGCAGAACGCGGTGCTGGCGCTGGAAAAGTCCGGCATCATCGACGATGCCGACGGCAACGGCTTCGCCGATCCGGGCGAGGGGATCCTTTATAGCTTCACCGTGGAGAACACCGGCAATGTGACCGTCGACGACGTCACCCCGTCCGATCCCGGCCCGCGCTTTGACGGCCATGCGCCGGCCGGCAGCCTGTCTTCCTTCGATCCGGGGCCGGTGCGCCTTGCGCCGGGGCAAGCCCAGGTCTTCACCGCGACCTACAGCCTGGCCGAGGCCGACCTCGACCATGTGCTGGGCGTCGAGGAAGGCGTGGTCAACGAGGCCGCCGCCACCGGCCGCGCGGCCCGCGACGGGGGTGAGGTAGTCTCGCCGCCGGCCTCGGCGGTTCTGACCCTGCCGGGCTTTGCCATCACCAAGACGGCACGGCAGAAACAGGTCATGCGCGGCGGGCGCGTGCCCTACACCATCACCGTGCGCTCGCTCACCGACGGGGCGGCGACCGGCACGGTGGTCGACCAGATGCCGTCCGGCTTCGCCTTCCTTGAAGGCTCGGCCAGCGTCGACGGGGTTGCCTTCGCGCCTGAGGTCGAGGGCCAGTTCCTCACCTTCAAGGACCTGACCATCGCCGCCGATGCGGACACGGTGATCGAACTGTCGCTGGTCGCGAGCGCCTCGGCCAAGCCCGGCAAATATGTCAACCGGGCGCGGGTGCTGGCCCCCAATGGCCGCCCGCTCACCCGCGACGCCACGGCGACCGTCGAGGTGGTGGTCGAGCCGGTGTTCGACTGCGGCGACGTCATCGGCAAGGTGTTCGACGATGCCAACCGCAACGGCTATCAGGACGACGGCGAGCGCGGCCTGCCGGGCGTCCGGGTGGCCACGGTCAGCGGGCTGCTGATCACCACCGACAGGCACGGCCGCTTCCACGTGGCCTGCGCCGACCTGCCCGACCAGCGCATCGGTTCGACCTTCATCATGAAGCTCGACCCGCGCACCCTGCCGACCGGCTACCGGATGGTGAGCGAGAACCCGCGCACGGTGCGGCTGACCGCCGGCAAGGCCTCGCGCCTCAACTTCGCGGCCGCCATCGGCCGCCTGGTGCGGCTCGACCTGACGGCCGAGGCCTTCGAGCCCGGCTCGACCGCGCTCAGGCCCGAATGGGAGCAGGGCCTCGGCCAGCTCATCGCGCTGCTGTCGGCCGAGCCCTCGACCCTGCGCCTTGCCTATATCGACCAGGGCACCGACCGCAGAACCGCCGCCAAACGCACCAAAGCCGTCCGCAAGCTCATCCAGCACCGCTGGAAGCAGTCCGCCCCCAAATACACCCTCCACATCGAAACCCGCGTCCAGACCGGCCAGTCACGCGCCAAAGGGGCCATCAAAGCACCGGTCTACCAACAGGAGAAAACAAGATGA